A region of Thermobifida halotolerans DNA encodes the following proteins:
- a CDS encoding dihydroorotate dehydrogenase, with protein MIPDLRIGLGEWELANPVMTAAGCAGSGRELARFFDIARIGAVVTKSVTLEPRAGRPAPRIAETPSGVLSAVGLQGPGIDVLLQRDLPWLLSRGARVVVSVAGGSADEYAELARRLSEAPGVAMIEVNLSSPDPARGGRHFVQDSAAAARVVGAVRENARADIPVFAKLSPDVSDLVGLAADCVEAGADGLAMINTVRGMAIDADTLRPAVAGGMGGLSGPAIRPIAVACVYQVHAALPEVPIVGMGGVRTGADAMEFLLAGASAVAVGSALFHDPSACVRVVRELERELVDRGVERVGSLVGAAHRTAGAAGVAAE; from the coding sequence GGTTCTTCGACATCGCGCGGATCGGGGCGGTGGTCACCAAGTCCGTGACACTGGAGCCCCGGGCCGGGCGGCCCGCGCCGCGCATCGCGGAGACGCCCAGCGGGGTGCTCAGCGCGGTCGGCCTGCAGGGGCCGGGCATCGACGTGCTCCTGCAGCGGGACCTGCCGTGGCTGCTGTCGCGCGGTGCCCGTGTGGTGGTGTCGGTGGCCGGGGGGAGCGCGGACGAGTACGCCGAACTCGCGCGGCGGCTGTCGGAGGCACCCGGAGTGGCCATGATCGAGGTGAACCTCTCCAGTCCCGACCCGGCGCGCGGGGGGCGGCACTTCGTGCAGGACTCCGCGGCCGCGGCCCGGGTGGTGGGCGCGGTGCGGGAGAACGCCCGGGCCGACATCCCGGTGTTCGCCAAGCTCTCCCCCGACGTGTCGGACCTGGTGGGGCTGGCGGCGGACTGCGTCGAGGCGGGCGCGGACGGGCTGGCCATGATCAACACGGTCCGGGGGATGGCCATCGACGCCGACACGCTGCGTCCGGCGGTGGCGGGCGGCATGGGCGGGCTGTCGGGACCGGCGATCCGCCCGATCGCCGTGGCCTGCGTCTACCAGGTGCACGCGGCGCTGCCCGAGGTGCCCATCGTCGGGATGGGCGGGGTGCGCACCGGGGCCGACGCGATGGAGTTCCTGCTGGCCGGGGCCAGTGCCGTGGCCGTGGGCAGCGCGCTCTTCCACGATCCGTCGGCGTGCGTGCGGGTGGTGCGGGAGCTGGAGCGGGAGTTGGTCGACCGGGGGGTGGAGCGGGTCGGCTCCCTGGTCGGCGCGGCGCACCGCACCGCGGGGGCGGCGGGCGTGGCGGCGGAGTGA